A genomic segment from Yimella sp. cx-51 encodes:
- a CDS encoding ECF transporter S component has translation MNRLAGRSTSAAPAVEGDDLVTTLDGPAVRLGLRSGITIALASVAGLVMFAWPLFTRVSPEPMQHGTDAPFIFMAVLPVLVAIVLAQIADGGMDSKALAMLGVLSAINAALRPLGAGTAGIETVFFLLILAGRVFGPGFGFVLGCTSLFSSALLTAGVGPWLPFQMLCSAWIGLGAGLLPRRVRGKREIAMLVAYGIVVAYLFGALMNLWFWPFIAGAEVPYYEGGISYIPGAPLLENLHRFGIFTLLTSTGGWDTGRAITNTIAILTLGPAVLTVLRRAARQASYDPIRATD, from the coding sequence ATGAACCGCCTCGCTGGACGCTCCACGAGCGCCGCCCCAGCAGTCGAGGGCGATGACCTGGTCACCACCCTCGACGGCCCGGCCGTGCGGCTCGGACTGCGCTCGGGAATCACCATCGCGCTGGCGTCCGTGGCCGGTCTGGTGATGTTTGCGTGGCCGCTCTTCACCCGGGTCTCGCCCGAACCAATGCAGCACGGCACGGACGCGCCGTTCATCTTCATGGCCGTGCTGCCGGTGCTCGTCGCCATCGTCCTGGCGCAGATCGCCGACGGCGGAATGGACTCCAAGGCGCTGGCCATGCTCGGAGTGCTGTCGGCCATCAACGCTGCCTTGCGACCACTGGGCGCCGGCACCGCCGGCATCGAGACGGTGTTCTTCCTACTGATCCTGGCCGGGCGGGTGTTCGGGCCAGGATTCGGCTTCGTGCTCGGCTGCACATCGCTGTTCTCCTCGGCGCTGCTCACGGCCGGCGTCGGGCCGTGGCTGCCCTTCCAGATGTTGTGCTCGGCGTGGATCGGGTTGGGCGCCGGGCTGCTGCCGCGCCGCGTGCGCGGCAAGCGCGAGATAGCAATGCTGGTGGCATACGGCATCGTGGTCGCCTATCTCTTCGGCGCGTTGATGAACCTGTGGTTCTGGCCCTTCATCGCCGGCGCCGAAGTGCCCTACTACGAGGGTGGTATCTCCTACATCCCCGGTGCGCCGTTATTGGAGAACCTCCACCGTTTCGGCATCTTCACGCTGCTGACCTCCACCGGCGGGTGGGACACCGGCCGCGCAATCACCAACACCATCGCCATCCTCACCCTCGGGCCAGCGGTGCTGACAGTGTTGCGGCGCGCGGCGAGGCAGGCGTCCTACGACCCCATCCGCGCGACCGACTGA
- a CDS encoding nucleoside triphosphate pyrophosphatase, translating to MRFVLASASPARLATLRSAGVAPEVIVSHVDEPAATAEAEKRYGPLEPAGVALVLARAKCEDVAGRDDADDALVLGCDSVLEFEGAAYGKPSDAADAISRWQRMRGKSGVLHSGHWLIDTRAEGTGATFGVTASTVVHFADIDDEEVEAYVATGEPLHVAGAFTVDGLGGPFVTSIEGDFHNVVGVSLPALRELLQEIDVPWHSIRQGASSTA from the coding sequence GTGCGATTCGTTCTGGCATCCGCTTCCCCTGCCCGCTTGGCAACCCTGCGTTCTGCAGGCGTTGCCCCCGAGGTGATCGTGTCGCACGTCGACGAACCAGCGGCGACCGCGGAGGCCGAGAAGCGCTACGGACCATTGGAGCCCGCCGGCGTCGCGCTCGTACTCGCCCGCGCCAAGTGTGAGGACGTCGCCGGCCGGGACGACGCGGACGACGCACTGGTCTTGGGGTGCGACAGCGTGCTGGAGTTCGAGGGTGCTGCGTACGGCAAACCGAGTGATGCAGCTGATGCGATCAGCCGCTGGCAGCGCATGCGCGGCAAGAGCGGGGTGCTGCACTCCGGTCACTGGCTGATCGACACCCGCGCCGAGGGCACCGGCGCCACCTTCGGAGTGACGGCGAGCACCGTCGTCCACTTCGCCGACATTGACGACGAAGAAGTCGAGGCGTACGTCGCCACCGGCGAACCACTCCACGTCGCAGGCGCATTCACCGTCGACGGGTTGGGTGGGCCGTTCGTGACCAGCATCGAGGGCGACTTCCACAACGTCGTCGGCGTCAGCCTGCCCGCGCTGCGCGAACTGCTGCAGGAGATCGACGTGCCGTGGCACAGCATCCGCCAAGGCGCCAGCAGCACGGCCTGA